The Sphingobium sp. JS3065 genomic sequence GCCCGGCGCGCTAGCCACTTCCGGCGTCGACCTCACTGCCGGCTTCGGCTTGGCGGATGCGCGGAACCTGAGCTTCACCGACGACGCCCGCAAAGAACTTGCCAACATCATGCGCGGCGTCTCCACCTCCGCCATGCGCGAGGGTAACGATCCCGACGGCGGCTATCTGGTTCCGGAGGTCATCAGGAATCAGATCGAAGCCTTGGTTCTGCGCCAATCGCCCATTCGCCGAGTAGCGCGCGTGGTCGATTTCACCGAAAGCCCCAAGGTTGTGCTGCCGGTGAACATGCGCGGTGCGACCGCTGGCTGGGTCGGGGAAGGCGATGAGCGCACCGAAACGGATACGCCCGAGCTGGCAGCGGTAACGCCTCCGGGCGGCACCCTCTATGCGCTGCCGAGCGCTTCGGAAGAGGTTGTCGATGACGCCATCGTCAATCTTGAGCAGTTCCTTGAGGAGAATGTTGTCGACGCCTTCGCGGAAAACGAAAGCGAGGCTTTCATTCGGGGCAACGGCATTAAGAAGCCAGCTGGATTTCTCGCGCCGGATCGAGTGCCCACTGCCGATGTGGACGGCACTCGCCCGCTTGGCACGCTCCAGTATATCCCGACCGGCGAAGCCGCGCTGCTGGGCGACGATATGGTGTCAACGTTGGTTGCCATGGTCTTCAGCCTCAAAGCCGGATATCGTCAGGCTCCCGGTGTGTCCTGGCTCGGGTCCACTGATGTGATCGCCGCCTTGGCGCGGTTGAAGGACGCAGACGGACGGCCGCTCTACATCCCATCCCTACAAGAAGGAGTTCCCGGCCGCCTGCTCGGCTTTCCTGTTCTCGAAGCTGAGCACATGGATGAGGTGGCAGCCAACGCGTTTCCGCTTGCCTTCGGCAACTGGCAGCGCGGCTATGTTATTGGCGACCGGACCCGCCTTAACGTGCTGCGCGATCCCTACACCACCAAAGGCCAGATCAAGTGGTACTTCCGCAAGCGCGTCCATGGCGCGGTTCTGAATAGCGAAGCGCTGAAGGTGCTGAAGGTCGCGGCCGCTTAAAGCCGCCAACAGTTGCGCGGCGCTCAGCAGGCGTCGCGCAACGCAGCTTCCTGAAAGGAAAAAACATGAGTGGAATACCTCGCAAAAAGCCCAGCGTAGCTGAGCGCCCTGCTCCCAAAGTGCTGCAACATACGCTCGCTGGCAAAGAGTGGACGTTCTATTTCGGCGTAAACGAAATCTGCGAAATCGAGCAGGCGCTAGGCAAGGGCGTCGGCGCGATGCTCCGTGAGATGCAGGGCGATCTTTCGATCAGCATGATGGCGGCCATCCTAAAAGCGGGCCTGCGGGACAGCGAGGGCAACGCGGCCGACGAAGCGACGGTGCGAGCCTTTCTCACCGGTGCGGGCGTGAAGGCTGAGGTGGTGCCGGAAATTCGGACAGGGTGTTAAGCTCATCCCGACCTGAAGGAATGGACGGGAATGAAGACGACGAGAAAGCGCTACAGCGCAGAGTTCAAGGCGAAGGTTGCGATGGAGGCGATCCGGGGCGATCTGACGCTGGCCGAACTGGCAGCGAAGCATGGCATCCACCACACGATGATCGGGGCATGGAAGCGACAGGCGATGGATGGGATGGCCAGCCTGTTCGATAATGGCGATCAGAGCTCGAAGGCTGCCAGTGAGGCGGAAATCGAGAAGTTGCATGCCAAAATCGGGCAATTGCTGGTGGAAAGGGATTTTTTGGCGAAAGCCTCCGGTCGATGAGCGTGGCCTGGAGGCGATCGAAGATCGAGCCAGCACACCAGCACCTGTCGATCGCGATGCAGTGCCGCCTGCTGTCGATCAGTCGGTCGTCCTATTACTACACGCCGGTGCCGGAAACCGACGAGACGCTGGCGCTGATGACGGTGATCGACGAGACGTTCATGGAATGCCCGTGGTACGGTAGCCGGCAGATGGCGCGGCATTTACGGCGTCTGGGCCATGCGATCGGCCGTCGCCGGGTCCGGCGGCTGATGGCGAAGATGGGGCTGGCGGCAATTTACCAGCGCCCTCGCACGAGCGATCCGCATCCCGAGCATCGGATTTATCCCTATCTGCTGCGCAATCTGGAAATCACGCGCCCCAACCACGTCTGGTGCGCGGACGTGACCTATCTGCCCATGCGCCGGGGCTTCCTGTATTTGGTCGCCATCATGGACTGGGCAAGCCGCAAGGTGCTGGCCTGGCGGCTATCGAACACCATGGATGCCGGCTTTTGCGTCGAGGCCCTGGAGGAGGCGCTGGCCCGTTTTGGTAAGCCCGATATCTTCAATACCGATCAGGGCAGCCAATTCACCAGCAATGCCTTCACCGGTGTGCTGCGCGCAGCCGAGATCAGGATCAGCATGGACGGCCGGGGACGCTGGATGGACAATGTCTTCATCGAACGGCTCTGGCGGTCTGTGAAGTACGAATGCGTCTATCTGCACGCCTTCGAGACCGGATCTGAACTGCGTGCCGGCCTTGGCCGATGGTTCGCCTATTATGACAACCATCGTCCTCATTCACGCCTTGCGGGCAAAACCCCAGGCGAGGCATATGGGCAAATCGGCGCTTCAAATCATGGGGGGCATGCCCCCCATGATTTGATCACCCAAATGGCGGCATGAACGACAACCGGAATGAGCTTAACTTAACCGCCAAACTGTCCAAGAAGACGGCACCACCTCAGGCCGTTGCTACCAGCACTGCCGAGCAAGTTTCGCGGGTGCTTGGCGGATGAAGATCAAAGTCCAGGGCCTGAAGG encodes the following:
- a CDS encoding GTA-gp10 family protein gives rise to the protein MLQHTLAGKEWTFYFGVNEICEIEQALGKGVGAMLREMQGDLSISMMAAILKAGLRDSEGNAADEATVRAFLTGAGVKAEVVPEIRTGC
- a CDS encoding IS3 family transposase (programmed frameshift), which gives rise to MKTTRKRYSAEFKAKVAMEAIRGDLTLAELAAKHGIHHTMIGAWKRQAMDGMASLFDNGDQSSKAASEAEIEKLHAKIGQLLVERDFLGESLRSMSVAWRRSKIEPAHQHLSIAMQCRLLSISRSSYYYTPVPETDETLALMTVIDETFMECPWYGSRQMARHLRRLGHAIGRRRVRRLMAKMGLAAIYQRPRTSDPHPEHRIYPYLLRNLEITRPNHVWCADVTYLPMRRGFLYLVAIMDWASRKVLAWRLSNTMDAGFCVEALEEALARFGKPDIFNTDQGSQFTSNAFTGVLRAAEIRISMDGRGRWMDNVFIERLWRSVKYECVYLHAFETGSELRAGLGRWFAYYDNHRPHSRLAGKTPGEAYGQIGASNHGGHAPHDLITQMAA
- a CDS encoding phage major capsid protein; this encodes MSEIETLLREHTDNVDAALSGFEGQIASINDAVQALQRSQSQQPHRPAAARGGSIVPPGALATSGVDLTAGFGLADARNLSFTDDARKELANIMRGVSTSAMREGNDPDGGYLVPEVIRNQIEALVLRQSPIRRVARVVDFTESPKVVLPVNMRGATAGWVGEGDERTETDTPELAAVTPPGGTLYALPSASEEVVDDAIVNLEQFLEENVVDAFAENESEAFIRGNGIKKPAGFLAPDRVPTADVDGTRPLGTLQYIPTGEAALLGDDMVSTLVAMVFSLKAGYRQAPGVSWLGSTDVIAALARLKDADGRPLYIPSLQEGVPGRLLGFPVLEAEHMDEVAANAFPLAFGNWQRGYVIGDRTRLNVLRDPYTTKGQIKWYFRKRVHGAVLNSEALKVLKVAAA